AATCCTACGGGCAGAACCCTGTCTCTCGAAAGAAGAAAAAAAATTGCTGAACTCGGAAGCCAATATGATGTAATTATTCTTGAAGACGATCCCTATAGGGATATAAGATACAGTGGAACGGATTTGTTGCCCATAAAGGCCTTCGACAAAACCGGGCATACTGTTCTTGTGAACAGTTTCTCAAAGATTTTTTCGCCTGGAAGTAGGCTCGGCTACATATTTGCAAACGATGAGATAACTAAAAAACTTTTTGCAGCAAAAACGGCTACGAATTCTCATACGTCTATGATTCCTCAAATATTATGTGCCGAATTCTTCAAGAGAGGGTATTACCCCGAGCATCATAAAAAGATATGCGACTTGTACAGGGAAAGAAGAGATACGATGATAGAGTGCATAGACAAGTTCTTTCCCGTTGGCACAAAAAGAGTCTTTCCTGATGGAGGGTTGTTTACATGGGTTGAGTTGCCGGAAGGCATAAATACCACGGAATTGCTGGTCGAAACCGTGAACAATCCGGATGTCAAAGTGGCTTTCGTTGCGGGAGAAGGGTTTTTTGTTGAAGGGAACGGAAAAGGAAATAACTGCATGAGAATTAGTTTCGGAGGAGTTCCGCCCGAGAAAATAAGAATTGGGGCGGAAAAGCTTGGGAAGTATATTTGCGGAAAGCTTAAAGAGAATTAAATAAGC
This portion of the Peptostreptococcaceae bacterium genome encodes:
- a CDS encoding PLP-dependent aminotransferase family protein: MPEFAKRMSTMEESATVIRKLFGAMNDPNLISFGGGAPAVEALPIDIVREITNDVMRIDKRGVEALQYGNVMGAEDLRKVIVNELLKPKGVDASIENIIIINGGLEAMNLLCQLYIEPGDVILVESPSFVHSVEIFDMFEAKCIGVEMDEDGMVTEDLEEKIRRYNPKMIYVIPTFHNPTGRTLSLERRKKIAELGSQYDVIILEDDPYRDIRYSGTDLLPIKAFDKTGHTVLVNSFSKIFSPGSRLGYIFANDEITKKLFAAKTATNSHTSMIPQILCAEFFKRGYYPEHHKKICDLYRERRDTMIECIDKFFPVGTKRVFPDGGLFTWVELPEGINTTELLVETVNNPDVKVAFVAGEGFFVEGNGKGNNCMRISFGGVPPEKIRIGAEKLGKYICGKLKEN